In Spirochaetaceae bacterium, one DNA window encodes the following:
- a CDS encoding sugar phosphate isomerase/epimerase — protein sequence MDTPKISLGSWAFSFGPFESDPWSWDRFVDFSADNGYDGVEINAQAPHPNPDHYDTPAKCRELMARLADKGLGVSGYAVNGHFPDMAAAAPAIASPDQLIDALRPYLQFCTNAGIGALRMDTASPPDELDAAEYDRRFANAVQCLRAAAAAADEHGVTLMWEFEPGFWLNKPSEVVRLHDEVDHARFKLLFDTSHAYMGAVVASRHTGAAEKLAGGTAEYAAMIRDRMGHLHVIDSDGELHDDDTSTHIAFGEGYVDFPATLEALKPRLADMSWWCVDFCFNPSGPEAARAAVPYLHKLAGSL from the coding sequence ATGGATACCCCGAAAATCTCGCTCGGAAGCTGGGCCTTCTCGTTCGGCCCGTTCGAATCGGACCCCTGGTCGTGGGATCGCTTCGTCGACTTCAGCGCCGACAACGGCTACGACGGCGTGGAAATCAACGCCCAGGCGCCGCACCCGAACCCCGATCACTACGACACCCCGGCCAAGTGCCGGGAGCTGATGGCCCGCCTCGCGGACAAGGGGCTCGGCGTTTCGGGCTACGCGGTCAACGGCCACTTCCCCGACATGGCCGCGGCCGCGCCGGCCATCGCCAGTCCGGACCAACTGATCGACGCGCTGCGCCCCTACCTGCAGTTCTGCACCAACGCCGGCATCGGCGCCCTGCGCATGGATACGGCAAGCCCGCCGGACGAGCTGGACGCCGCCGAGTACGACAGGCGGTTCGCCAACGCCGTGCAGTGCCTGCGCGCGGCGGCCGCCGCCGCCGACGAGCACGGCGTCACCCTGATGTGGGAGTTCGAGCCGGGCTTCTGGCTCAACAAGCCGAGCGAGGTGGTGCGCCTGCACGACGAGGTGGATCACGCCCGCTTCAAGCTGCTGTTCGATACCAGCCACGCCTACATGGGCGCGGTGGTGGCCTCGCGCCACACCGGTGCCGCGGAGAAGCTGGCCGGCGGTACCGCCGAGTACGCGGCCATGATCCGCGACCGCATGGGCCACCTGCACGTGATCGACTCCGACGGCGAGTTGCACGACGACGACACCAGCACCCACATCGCGTTCGGCGAGGGCTACGTCGATTTCCCCGCCACCCTGGAGGCACTGAAGCCGCGCCTCGCCGACATGTCGTGGTGGTGCGTGGACTTCTGCTTCAACCCGTCCGGCCCGGAGGCGGCCCGGGCCGCGGTGCCGTACCTGCACAAGCTGGCGGGATCGCTGTGA
- a CDS encoding GNAT family N-acetyltransferase translates to MERPDKQPEWLVDEAWDDGLRYTEEWVAPKRSFPSRRCALWAGDGDEPASTLVLLGMQVRFGALAVPVEGYAAVNTAPEQRRRGYMERLFRRSLRSAGARVSVVCLYGIADFYPRYGFVTCQRGAEWRVSLYDTRRLPAVTEGTLRTGTLSDLPAMRALYNDVHGRRPWTVARADDWDRLPRARPWRPGAEICLAARGDALTGYAVIREEAFGWRRDHLQLDEVVARDLDTARLLLAEAARRARQLDYERIVFHEPSDSAVAHAARAIGCEVVYRHYAAGGGMAALLDRARFLDELRPELARRAAAARVSEAAQLPALAALRGGVLLPGDGDLLQLAFGYERFDQVPEERRGSDPGLWEVAQAWFPGGGTRVLEEPFAHLLDDY, encoded by the coding sequence ATGGAAAGGCCGGACAAGCAACCGGAGTGGCTGGTCGACGAGGCGTGGGATGACGGGCTGCGCTACACCGAGGAGTGGGTCGCGCCGAAGCGCAGTTTTCCGTCGCGGCGGTGCGCGTTGTGGGCCGGCGACGGGGACGAGCCGGCCAGCACGCTGGTGCTGCTCGGCATGCAGGTGCGCTTCGGTGCGCTGGCCGTGCCGGTGGAGGGTTACGCCGCGGTCAACACGGCTCCGGAGCAGCGGCGACGCGGCTACATGGAGCGTCTGTTCCGCCGCTCCCTGCGCAGCGCCGGAGCGCGGGTCAGCGTCGTCTGCCTGTACGGCATCGCCGACTTCTACCCGCGCTACGGGTTCGTCACCTGTCAGCGGGGAGCGGAGTGGCGCGTCTCGCTGTACGACACGCGGCGGCTGCCGGCGGTGACGGAGGGCACGCTGCGGACCGGCACGCTGTCCGACCTGCCGGCGATGCGCGCGCTGTACAACGACGTGCATGGGCGGCGGCCCTGGACCGTGGCGCGGGCCGATGACTGGGACCGCCTTCCGCGCGCCCGCCCCTGGAGACCCGGCGCCGAGATCTGCCTTGCCGCCCGCGGCGATGCCCTGACCGGGTACGCGGTGATCCGGGAGGAGGCGTTCGGCTGGCGCCGCGATCACCTGCAGCTCGACGAGGTGGTGGCGCGCGACCTGGACACGGCGCGGCTGCTGCTCGCCGAGGCGGCGCGGCGCGCGCGGCAGCTCGACTACGAGCGCATCGTGTTTCACGAGCCGAGCGACTCCGCGGTGGCGCACGCTGCGCGTGCCATCGGCTGCGAGGTGGTGTACCGCCATTACGCTGCCGGGGGCGGCATGGCCGCGCTGCTCGACCGTGCGCGGTTCCTCGATGAGTTGCGGCCCGAGCTGGCGCGCCGGGCGGCGGCGGCGCGGGTCAGCGAGGCGGCGCAGCTTCCCGCCCTGGCGGCACTGCGCGGCGGCGTACTGCTCCCGGGCGACGGTGACCTGTTGCAGCTCGCCTTCGGGTACGAGCGCTTCGACCAGGTGCCGGAGGAGCGCCGCGGGAGTGATCCGGGGCTGTGGGAGGTGGCGCAGGCCTGGTTCCCCGGCGGCGGCACACGGGTGCTGGAGGAGCCGTTCGCCCACCTCCTGGACGACTACTGA
- a CDS encoding sulfite exporter TauE/SafE family protein, with the protein MAGLIWGVALALAVGAIMGLSGAGGSILTVPILVYVVGVDAVTATAYSLFVVGVTSTVGAASYWRRGLVNVRAAVAFSIPSLVVVFFTRSVLVPAIPAQLGTVAGMAVSKDLFILVLFAVIMALAALSMIAKPRYRLSLTEPPGPAGEPRAAGSRVARVTEGTRPLTGHGVDGDGDGGSRSGPPASRSTSAAPTGTGWDGTAVPRSAGAAEAAATRDARRAGAKAEAGRATEPRTAPGQGPAGTGPTGPVKVSVPLAALEGTVIGVFTGVVGAGGGFAIVPALVVLSRLPMRVAVGTSLTIIAAKSLAGFAGDVALQGDFDWGLLLAFTALAVVGILAGSRLGRHVPGARLRPAFGWFVLVAAAGILVRELLLG; encoded by the coding sequence ATGGCGGGCTTGATCTGGGGCGTCGCCCTTGCCCTGGCGGTAGGTGCGATCATGGGGCTGAGCGGCGCCGGCGGCTCGATCCTGACGGTGCCGATCCTGGTTTACGTGGTGGGAGTCGACGCGGTCACCGCCACCGCCTACTCGCTGTTCGTGGTGGGCGTGACCAGTACGGTGGGTGCCGCCAGCTACTGGCGGCGCGGGCTGGTGAACGTGCGCGCCGCGGTGGCGTTCTCGATCCCGTCGCTGGTGGTGGTGTTCTTTACCCGCAGCGTCCTGGTGCCGGCCATTCCGGCGCAGCTCGGTACGGTGGCTGGGATGGCGGTCAGCAAGGATCTGTTCATCCTGGTCCTGTTCGCGGTGATCATGGCGCTCGCCGCCCTGTCGATGATCGCCAAGCCGCGCTACCGGCTCAGCCTCACCGAACCACCGGGCCCGGCGGGCGAGCCCCGCGCAGCGGGTTCCCGGGTCGCCCGCGTCACGGAGGGAACTCGCCCACTCACCGGTCACGGCGTCGACGGCGACGGCGACGGCGGGTCCCGGTCAGGTCCGCCCGCGTCACGGTCCACGTCCGCGGCGCCAACAGGCACGGGTTGGGACGGGACCGCCGTCCCGCGTAGCGCGGGAGCCGCGGAGGCCGCCGCGACTCGAGACGCCAGGCGCGCCGGGGCCAAGGCCGAAGCCGGCCGCGCAACCGAGCCCCGTACCGCTCCCGGCCAAGGGCCGGCCGGCACGGGGCCGACCGGCCCGGTCAAGGTGAGCGTCCCACTGGCCGCGCTGGAGGGCACCGTGATCGGCGTGTTCACGGGTGTGGTGGGGGCGGGCGGCGGGTTCGCCATCGTGCCGGCGCTGGTGGTGCTGTCCCGGCTGCCGATGCGGGTGGCGGTCGGCACCTCGCTGACCATCATCGCCGCCAAGTCGCTGGCCGGGTTCGCCGGCGACGTGGCGCTGCAGGGCGACTTCGACTGGGGCCTGCTGCTCGCCTTTACCGCCCTGGCGGTAGTGGGGATCCTGGCCGGCAGCCGGCTCGGCCGCCACGTGCCGGGCGCCAGGCTGCGTCCGGCGTTCGGCTGGTTCGTGCTGGTGGCGGCGGCGGGAATCCTGGTGCGCGAACTGCTGCTCGGTTGA
- a CDS encoding ABC transporter ATP-binding protein has protein sequence MSNASNGNGSNGKRTLLEVDQLRKYFPIEKGFLRRVAGHVKAVDRINLYINEGETLGLVGESGCGKTTLGRCILRAIEPTDGSINFQFSADDESIDITQLDKKRLRAIRRHMQMIFQDPYSSLDPRMTVLDIVAEPLVSNQLAKGQELEDRVKDLMRVVGLEVKHLKRYPHAFSGGQRQRIGIARALAPRPEFIVCDEAVSALDVSIQAQILNLLQDLQAEFNLTYLFIAHDLSVIEHISDRVGVMYVGKMVELAETDDLFSNPKHPYTEALLSAVPQPDPETKMDRIILPGEVANPANPPSGCYFHPRCLYAKDECKKVEPEWQEVEPGHYAACHFAKELNLKGVQ, from the coding sequence ATGAGCAACGCAAGCAACGGAAACGGCAGCAACGGCAAGCGCACGCTGCTGGAGGTCGATCAACTCCGCAAGTACTTTCCCATCGAGAAGGGCTTTCTGCGCCGCGTGGCGGGACACGTCAAGGCGGTGGACCGCATCAACCTGTACATCAACGAGGGCGAGACGCTCGGCCTGGTGGGCGAGTCGGGCTGCGGCAAGACCACCTTGGGGCGCTGCATCCTGCGCGCCATCGAGCCCACCGACGGCAGCATCAACTTCCAGTTCAGCGCCGACGACGAGAGCATCGACATCACCCAACTCGACAAGAAGCGGCTGCGCGCCATCCGCCGGCACATGCAGATGATCTTTCAGGATCCCTACTCGTCGCTCGACCCGCGCATGACGGTGCTGGACATCGTCGCCGAACCGCTGGTGTCCAACCAGCTCGCCAAGGGTCAGGAACTGGAGGACCGGGTCAAGGACCTGATGCGCGTCGTCGGGCTGGAGGTCAAGCACCTGAAGCGTTACCCGCACGCTTTCTCCGGCGGCCAGCGGCAGCGCATCGGCATCGCCCGCGCGCTGGCGCCGCGGCCCGAGTTCATCGTGTGCGACGAGGCGGTGTCGGCGCTGGACGTATCGATCCAGGCGCAGATCCTGAACCTGCTGCAGGACCTGCAGGCCGAGTTCAACCTCACCTACCTGTTCATCGCGCACGACCTGAGCGTGATCGAGCACATCTCCGACCGCGTGGGCGTGATGTACGTGGGCAAGATGGTGGAGCTGGCCGAGACCGACGACCTGTTCAGCAATCCGAAGCATCCGTACACCGAGGCGCTGCTGTCGGCGGTGCCGCAGCCCGATCCGGAGACGAAGATGGACCGCATCATCCTGCCGGGCGAGGTGGCCAACCCGGCCAACCCGCCGTCAGGCTGCTATTTCCACCCGCGCTGCCTGTACGCCAAGGACGAGTGCAAGAAGGTGGAGCCGGAGTGGCAGGAGGTAGAGCCGGGCCACTACGCGGCGTGCCACTTCGCCAAGGAGCTGAACCTCAAGGGCGTCCAGTAG
- a CDS encoding ABC transporter ATP-binding protein gives METPVLEVKDLRTYFKLEEGTLKAVDGVSFSVAPKKTLGIIGESGCGKSVTAQSILRIVPPPGEIKSGEIVLNREGHDAVDLTKLDPFGQSVRSIRGKEISMIFQEPMTSLSPVHTIGNQIEEAILLHKTDDKNEAHQLAIDMIERVGIGNASQRVEEYPHQLSGGLRQRAMIAMALSCNPSLLIADEPTTALDVTVQAQILDLMEHLQEQFGMAILYITHDLGVIAEIADEVAVMYLGRVVEHADTREIFRNPLHPYTRLLLKSIPRMGKDSKVRLDAIKGTVPIPLDPPRECGFFSRCPDAMDGKCNADIPALIQANEAHRVRCYLHSDEIEADAEAELAGARA, from the coding sequence GTGGAGACCCCTGTTCTCGAGGTCAAGGACCTGCGCACCTACTTCAAGCTGGAGGAGGGCACGCTGAAGGCGGTCGACGGCGTGAGCTTCTCGGTGGCGCCGAAGAAGACCCTCGGCATCATCGGCGAGAGTGGCTGCGGCAAGAGCGTCACGGCACAATCGATCCTGCGCATCGTACCGCCTCCCGGCGAGATCAAGTCGGGCGAGATCGTCCTCAACCGTGAGGGGCACGATGCGGTCGACCTGACCAAGCTCGACCCGTTCGGCCAGTCGGTGCGCTCGATTCGCGGCAAGGAGATCTCGATGATCTTCCAGGAGCCGATGACCAGCCTGTCGCCGGTGCACACCATCGGCAACCAGATCGAGGAAGCGATCCTGCTGCACAAGACCGACGACAAGAACGAAGCCCACCAACTGGCGATCGACATGATCGAGCGGGTGGGCATCGGCAACGCCAGTCAGCGCGTCGAGGAGTATCCGCACCAGCTCTCCGGCGGCCTGCGGCAGCGCGCGATGATCGCCATGGCGCTGTCCTGCAACCCGTCGCTGCTGATCGCCGACGAGCCGACCACCGCTCTGGACGTGACGGTGCAGGCGCAGATCCTGGACCTGATGGAGCACCTGCAGGAACAGTTCGGCATGGCGATTCTCTATATCACCCACGACCTGGGGGTGATCGCCGAGATCGCCGACGAGGTGGCGGTGATGTACCTCGGGCGGGTGGTGGAGCACGCCGACACCAGGGAGATCTTCCGCAACCCGCTGCACCCCTACACCCGACTGCTGCTGAAGTCGATCCCGCGCATGGGCAAGGATTCCAAGGTGCGGCTCGACGCCATCAAGGGAACCGTTCCCATCCCGCTCGATCCCCCGCGCGAGTGCGGCTTCTTCAGCCGTTGCCCGGACGCGATGGACGGCAAGTGCAACGCCGACATCCCGGCGCTGATCCAGGCCAACGAGGCACACCGGGTACGCTGTTATCTGCACAGCGATGAAATAGAAGCAGACGCAGAAGCTGAATTGGCAGGAGCAAGAGCATGA